The Salvia miltiorrhiza cultivar Shanhuang (shh) chromosome 1, IMPLAD_Smil_shh, whole genome shotgun sequence genome has a window encoding:
- the LOC131012061 gene encoding UPF0496 protein At4g34320-like, producing the protein MTAKTRAIDVNSYEHQLQTNQQFVMAFLDLQKNSTNNEKLLEFVDNFYADTLKTPELCAALQQRLIHPTNNSPSVTHRDFFHHLSCLYKQQLMMRVTLRSFHTCSDQKLHRIDTGKKVSAVFFTAAAAIAATVAAANANTKKPAAAVAAAASILLVALGKWIGSVLRKRERDVKKHMEIIRVMNIGAKISMKDLTKIHVVAQSLQLETESLSGTDGDGEKVMKSLEELRGKANDYCGNMKWARQGVLQSINASS; encoded by the coding sequence ATGACTGCTAAAACTCGCGCCATTGACGTGAACTCGTATGAGCATCAGCTCCAAACCAATCAGCAATTTGTTATGGCGTTTCTTGATCTGCAAAAAAACTCTACCAATAATGAAAAGTTATTGGAGTTTGTCGACAACTTCTACGCTGACACACTCAAGACGCCCGAGTTGTGCGCAGCACTCCAACAACGTCTCATTCACCCTACAAATAACTCTCCATCTGTAACTCATCGCGATTTCTTCCATCATCTATCGTGCCTTTATAAGCAGCAGCTGATGATGCGGGTGACGCTGCGATCCTTCCACACCTGCTCCGACCAGAAGCTCCATCGCATCGATACCGGGAAGAAGGTATCCGCCGTCTTCTTCACTGCCGCAGCCGCGATCGCTGCCACGGTGGCTGCCGCCAATGCCAATACCAAAAAGCCGGCGGCTGCGGTGGCAGCGGCAGCATCCATCCTGCTAGTCGCGCTAGGGAAATGGATCGGTTCAGTTCTGAGGAAGCGTGAGAGAGACGTGAAGAAGCACATGGAGATCATCCGAGTTATGAATATTGGTGCCAAAATCAGCATGAAAGATCTGACCAAAATTCACGTAGTAGCTCAGAGTTTGCAGTTGGAGACAGAATCTTTGTCGGGAACAGATGGCGATGGGGAGAAAGTGATGAAGAGCTTAGAAGAATTACGAGGGAAAGCTAACGACTACTGCGGGAATATGAAGTGGGCTAGACAAGGTGTGCTCCAGAGTATTAACGCTAGCTCCTAA